One Aegilops tauschii subsp. strangulata cultivar AL8/78 chromosome 7, Aet v6.0, whole genome shotgun sequence genomic window carries:
- the LOC109752021 gene encoding uncharacterized protein, with amino-acid sequence MVKKLGLTSLIFSSKQVDSAASASGAAPSSVASSSSMSATSWQWPSCKQPRTLSFRQQQHQEQHQTAYKTMNSAYLPDSGADSCFSNSFASVDDSLSTASEAASGLVEANERETVIRALRSGRLFFEPHATPATSSSILDEAKLKVKDSDTTTVTTCCGSRKVDKTVAFEGATAVTMDSSNPYRDFRASMEEMVMSHGVKDWCWMEMMLGWYLRANGKSTHGLIVGAFVDLLVALSDTASPSSPTTATTNGSSSFSGSDEIKEEEG; translated from the coding sequence ATGGTCAAGAAGCTTGGCCTCACGTCTCTCATCTTCAGCAGCAAGCAGGTGGACAGTGCTGCTAGTGCCAGTGGCGCTGCACCTTCCTCCGTGGCCTCGTCTTCCTCCATGTCTGCCACCTCGTGGCAATGGCCGTCCTGCAAGCAGCCAAGGACCCTCTCCTTCAGGCAGCAGCAGCACCAAGAGCAGCACCAGACGGCGTACAAGACCATGAACTCGGCCTACTTGCCCGACTCCGGCGCCGACTCGTGCTTCTCCAACTCCTTCGCCTCGGTCGACGACAGCCTCTCCACGGCGTCCGAGGCCGCCTCCGGGCTCGTTGAGGCCAACGAGCGAGAGACGGTCATCCGCGCCCTGCGCTCCGGCCGCCTCTTCTTCGAGCCCCACGCaacgccggccacctcctcctccattCTCGACGAGGCCAAGCTGAAGGTGAAGGACAGCGACACTACCACCGTTACCACCTGCTGCGGCAGCAGGAAGGTCGACAAGACGGTGGCGTTCGAGGGAGCGACGGCGGTGACCATGGACTCGTCGAACCCGTACCGCGACTTCCGGGCGTCCATGGAGGAGATGGTAATGAGCCATGGCGTCAAGGACTGGTGCTGGATGGAGATGATGCTGGGGTGGTACCTCAGGGCCAACGGCAAGAGCACCCACGGCCTCATCGTCGGCGCCTTCGTCGACCTGCTCGTCGCGCTCAGCGACACCGCCTCGCCGTCCTCCCCGACCACCGCCACAACCAACGGCTCCTCCTCCTTCAGCGGCAGCGACGA